CTGATCGAGCAGGAAGCTGACATCGCGGGGCCGCTCGATAAATTCTTGAGGGGCCATCAGTCCTTCGACCTGCCCCTGGAGCAAGCGCCCCAGAGAGGCGCCGTTGATGGCAGCGGCATTACTGCCGGGGTGCTCGAGGGCCGCCACCGTGAAGCCGTGGGAGGCGAGGTGCTGAGCCAAGTAGGCCAAAAAGGTTTTGTCAGAGCCGAGGCCGTGGGACATCACCACCAGGGGGCCCTGGGTTTCTTCGGCCCAGTACAGGTCGACCGGAATCGTGCGATCGCGCTCAGCATCCTGCAAGGTCAGGGTGCGCTGCTGAACAGATTGGGAGCCTGGAGACGCAGGGTCCAGATCAGAAGCAATGGGGGTGTCTTTCACCGTCAGCTCTTCTTTGAGGAGGGCACTGAGGGCCTGACTCTGCCAGTAGGGCACGTTGAATTCGCTCACAGCGGCGATCGCCGCGCTGACATCTACGGTGAGCGTGTCCTCGGGGTAGCTCTTGATCAGATCCAGGGCGCTGAGGCCGTCGGCCTGGCGCGCGGCCAGGGCGATCGCCACCTGAAGCTGCTCTGGCTGCAGTCCCGGCACCACCAGATCCAGCAGTCGCCGCAGTCGCCGGTCCGCTTCGGAGCCTTTGATCCCCGACAAAATCTTGTCGCCCAGCAGCGGATCGAGATTCAGGCGCTGATTGAGGGCCGTGCGCACTTCCCCAGTCAGAAAGGAGCTAAAGGGCTTGAGACTGGTCGGCACCTCGCCCGTCTTGGCAAAGCGCTCAAGGTCGGCCACCCGCACCACCTGCTGCAAAGGGCCAACCCGCACCACGATTTGCTCAGCTGCGGGGCTGGGAGTCATGGCGCCAGCCCCCAGGACCAGCAGGCCGCTGGCAACCCCTGCCAGCCCAAAACGATGAGTCCAGGCAACTTTTTTCTGAGCAGGCGATCGCCCGTCTCGCGGGTGGCGCTGTTTACCGGATATCGGCCCTAGCATCGGCTTTCTCCCCTCCTCTGAGCACGTGAGACCTGCTCTATGAAGCAATTTTAGAAGCGTTGTTCCCTGGGGTCAGAGAGCGGCCCAATCCGCAAATCACTGATCCCGATCACCCCTAATCATGAGCTTTATCAGCCTTTTGGGGGTATCGCCATCACGCCAAAGGCCCTTTGGTATCACCGGCTCGGCCCCCACTCCGTCACGGGAGAACGCCCACGCGTCGCCGATACTGAGTACATTCCAAACCTAATCTCGCCTTACTCACGCAAAAGCCAGGGTCTAGCTACCACACCGGAACCCTGGCTTTTGCCGAATCTCCAAGATGCCTCGGAGTCCATTTTTATGATCTCAGATCCCGATTCCTTCGTCTCCCTTTCTGCCTCAGAAGGTCCACCCACCATGACTTATTCCCCGGCGATCGCCCCTTACCTCGACAACTTCGACACCTTGGTTGTGATGCCTTGCGGCGGTGTCGTGGGGGAGGGCGCCGACGCGTCAGAGACGCCAGCGGCGATCGCGCCCAGGGCAAACACGGGTGTCGAAGCATCAGCCCCAGGCCCCGATCGCGCTCAAGCCTGCGATCGCGCCTTGGATCGGCTCCTGCGCTTCTCGACGATTTTGCTGTTTGGGGCAGCGACCCTCTATCTGGTTGTCAATGTTCAGCGGCTCATGGAGCCGCCGACGCAGCCCCAGCCGAGTCCAGCCCAGCCTCACTCGCCGATGATGTGAACCACCAGTTCCCGCGACTGACGGTGGCGACGATGCTCCCACAGGTACACGCCTTGCCAAGTCCCCAGCACCAAGCGTCCCTGAGCCACCG
This genomic stretch from Geitlerinema sp. PCC 7407 harbors:
- a CDS encoding alpha/beta hydrolase, which gives rise to MLGPISGKQRHPRDGRSPAQKKVAWTHRFGLAGVASGLLVLGAGAMTPSPAAEQIVVRVGPLQQVVRVADLERFAKTGEVPTSLKPFSSFLTGEVRTALNQRLNLDPLLGDKILSGIKGSEADRRLRRLLDLVVPGLQPEQLQVAIALAARQADGLSALDLIKSYPEDTLTVDVSAAIAAVSEFNVPYWQSQALSALLKEELTVKDTPIASDLDPASPGSQSVQQRTLTLQDAERDRTIPVDLYWAEETQGPLVVMSHGLGSDKTFLAYLAQHLASHGFTVAALEHPGSNAAAINGASLGRLLQGQVEGLMAPQEFIERPRDVSFLLDQLETINRQAGALQNKINTDQVTVIGHSFGGYTALALAGAKLDLGALRQTCAETSGTLGQDLSGLLQCIAARLPDGEYDLQDDRVQQAIALNPSVGQIFGKTGLSRVTTPTLILTSTDDAFTPALTQQLRPFQALPEPKYLLVAVGATHLSVGDPTNAALQTPLFAKERRGPEMEALRQSVRGLSLAFVQQQTSQAKRYEPFLTPAYAQSLSTAEVPLRLGTELSATLTEWLDLASLGDRP